In Hemibagrus wyckioides isolate EC202008001 linkage group LG12, SWU_Hwy_1.0, whole genome shotgun sequence, the genomic stretch ctccctccctaCTCCTCTCTCCTTTTTTGCCCCTCCTTACCCCCTTTCCTCTCCGTccctacccctctctctctctgtctgacccaacccttctctccctctctacccCTCTCTCCCGTCTGTCCCGACCCCTCTCTCCTTTTATACCCCCTCCTTACCCTCTCTTCCTATTCATCCCTAACCCCTCTCTCCATATCTACCACTTTTacccatctctccctccctacCAACCTCTATACCCCTCCTTCCCTAGCACTCTTCTTGTACATCCTGCCTCACTTGCACTCACTTTAGATGAACATTAATGCATGTgtttgcgcacacacacacacacacacacacacacacacacactctctctctctctcacctgtgtgaacagacttatattattcattacttattgcactacctcaacccttgtTAATATTTCACCCgctgctatgtttatatttatctttatctctgcttgcactacctcaaacgctgctactgtatttttgcacaatacgtGTTGTCAGGCCACTATATATATGTTCCAGTCACATATGTTATTAGTacctcatttcattttattcaattcaTTGCACATATTTTTtcagtgctaagtgtcctgtttttttgtACTTGTTTTTGCTCTTCTCTTTGctcctagctgcacactgtgcactttatgtggcttggacaaacttctgtcctagctctgtgttgttttttgtgtttgatctctatgttgtatgtttttgtagcaccaggtcctggagaaacattgttgtactgcgtcagctgtatgtggttgaaatgacaataaaagcttcttcaaTCCTCCTCACCTCTTTGTCTCTCCATTCCACGTGCTATGCGGAACACCCGGGTTCTTTTCACTCTGGTCGGCCCGGCGCTTGACCTGCTTTTAGACCGGCTTCTCCTGCAGCTTTTGCTGTCCGAGTCGTCATCGTTGGAAacaacctcctcctcttcaAGGTAGCCATCCTCCTCTATGTACTCTTCTTCCTCTATcacttcctcctcttcatcatcttaaaaataaaaaagcaccaTCCActgagtggggaaaaaaacccaacaaattTCTATCTTTTGCAAAACATCGATTCAGAAACTAACCTTGGacgctgtttttcttttttctcttcagggTCTGGCTGCGCACTTGTCCAGAGCGGGTCATCATGGGCCGTGTAGACGGTGTCGCAGCCCTGCGCAGGACGGTTTTCTGGGATATGGGTTGTTGGGAAACCTCAGGCTGAAGCTCTGaaactaaatattatatatattatatacttaaATATATTATGAGCAAGCTCAGCAGTTCATAAACATATCTAACACACTGACTCTCCTGCCATCTCTCTCTGGTCCTCACCGTTCCTCTCCTGACTCTTGGTGGTGAAGATGAAGCGGTCAAGCTGGCAGCGCAGGAAGTCCCTTTCCTCTTCCAGGTCCTCTATCCGTTTCTGTAGCCACGAGTTCTTTTCCAGAGAGATCTGCAGCTGGGCACGAAGGTTAGAAATCAGCAGGTATGGGTTGCAGGGAGGGGTCGGTCCTGATACGGTTTCTGTTcgaaaagtaaaagaaagagcTTCAGGTTAGCACTAGAGTCTTTAAAATACATAGTACAAAATTACAAATAATTCAAGtcaatatatcattttatacatAATCGACAGCACGCTGTAGGGACGACGGATTTTTGTAGATGAACCCTGATGTGATCATCAGCATGTTTCCCTCAACAAAAAGCCAAGAAGATTACTGCAGAAAATCAACTCTGTTACCAACTAAACTACACCACACAGTCACATGCCCTCTCTCACTGAGCTTCTGACGGCTCAGCCATGTTTCCTGATAAGGAGCCACTGTGCTCTTGTTGTGGACTAAATGAATCTTGATGTTGGAGTTTGTGAGAGAATGTGAGTATAAACACAACAAAGCTGCAGTAAATGGGTTTCCCCTCTTTGGCTTGATGATGATTAACGTCCCTGACAACTTCGGACTCCGTCTGCTTAAAAAgtctaaacagaaaaaaaagaataattttcatgtttaaagaataaaacatgaaaatatctTAAGCTTGTGTTAAACACAGAACTCATTTCAGGCATTTAATCAAAAACCCTTTGACTTCAAGATGATGGAACCGTAAAAGCTAAAATGCAAACTTATTCCTGGGTTTAAGGACTCACTCCTGCGGCTTGCTATTCTCTACAAAACAGTGCAGTGATGCAAAAAAACTGAAAGGTAATCATTGCTGTATCATCCTGGTGCTTGTTAACAATctataataatcaataatcttCTTTCCATCTTGCACACAAGGGTCTATGGCacaatacactgaccaggcataacattatgaccacatgccttaTACTGTGctgctcccccttttgctgataaaacagccctgacccgtcctgcactgtgtattctgacccctttctatcagaaccagcattaacttcttcagcagtttgatcaacagtagctcgtctgtttcgatcggatcacacgggccagccttctctccccacgtgcatcaatgagccttgaccgtccatgaccctgtcaccggttcaccactgttccttccttggaccacttttgatagatactgaccactgcagaccgggaacaccccacaagagctgcagttttggagatgctctgatccagtggtcatcacaatttggccctcgtcaaactcactcaaatccttacccttgtccatttttcctgcttctaacatcaactttgaggacaaaatgttcacttgctgcctaatacagTAGTTCCCCGATTTACATTGATTCAGACTACGTCGCTCATCCTTTACACAACCTTACGTCGGTCCCTCCATCGCATAGTAACAATGAAAAATggcaaataatattaattataacaaTTTTAGGGGATTATAGGTATATTTGGGCAGGTTGTAAGTACTTCATCATCTACTGCGTCAGTGTCATTATAGGGCTCATATACAGCACTTTAGAGGGGCGTTTCCGACTTGCGGCGTCTCTTGGAACCAATTAACGACGTAGGGCGGGGTATGActgtatatcccacccactaacaggtgccatgacgagatcatcagtgttatacacTTCACCTATCAGTGCTCAgcatgttatgcctgatcagtgtatattactTAAATCAGTGAAATTCGCAAATCTCACACCTGGAGTTACCTTCTACAGGGTCAGTAGGTGTGTTGGAGCACACAAAACTGGACTCATGCTTACCTGCAGAGCTCCAGGAGCACAACAGGGTGAATGATGAAGCACAGATCAGTGTGAAATATGCAGATTCAGCTTTCTTAGCCTGTTCTAATTACAAGTATATCTGCCTTATCTTCAGCTGGATATGTTTATTAGGAAGTCGACTTTCAGTCACTTAGAGGGACTGGCCACACCAGTGAGAGCAGCACTGAAAGGCAAGGCCTCCCCCTTGTTACAGACTGAGGGACTGTTTAATAAATTCTGTGCAATAATGGAAGAatcagtgaagcatggtggtggcagcatcacagATAGCTAACCACGTTTTTATGCATATGTCTAAACAATAACTTTACCGTCAAACATGTGGTCATTCTGGTTGTAGAAACCAGACTGGTCTGCATTAGTGTCTTCAAAGGGAATAGAGATTTCATATCCATCCTCATTTTTCAAATCTGTCAAGAAAGTAAACCAGCGTGAGAACATTACATCATCGAAGTAGCAGTAAGCTTTCCTTTTGTTCCTAACAGAGAGATCAGGAAGTTTAGAGTATATGGTTGTACACCATATAGCCAAATGTTAGAGGACACCTCTATGCTGtgataataacctccactcttctgtgaaggctttccactagatgttggagtgtgtctgtggggattagtgatccttcagctacaagagcattggtgtgatcagacactgatgttgtaagagtgaggaggtctggggttcagtcggtgttccagttcatcccaaaggtgtttagtggggttgaggtcagagtcaggactcagtgcaggacactccagatcttccactccaaccttaacctctacaccatgtcttcatggagctctgtgctttttGTGCAGGGGCATCGTcttgctggaacagggttccaGTCTCTTAGTTTTTGGGAAATTACAGCACACAAAGTCATTCTAGACAATTCCATACTTCAACATTTGTGGCAACAGGTTTGAGAAGAACCACATTAGAGTGTGAATATGAGATGGccacatacttttggttatGTAGTACATAATACTGGGTAATGTTTAATTGTAAATGTCCTTTTATGTCCTGTTGTAAATTTCCATTCCATAGTCCTTGTTTCAGAAATAATGGGGATGGCAGCacatattcaatttaatttatttatttgtatagtgccttttacaatgaacatcgtctcaaagcagcttcacaaaagtagagaaacagagaaagggggcGGGGGTTATTAAATTAAACttaaattaaactattttatccctaatgagcaagtctgcggtgatggtggtgaggaaaaactccctgtgatgatatgaggaagaaacctttagaggaaccaggctcagaagggaacccatcctcatatGGGTGGCAGTAAAtaatgcaaatgtaaataaataacgtcctttctacaacagcaaccaagggtccatgaggaactattaggtcagtgtagtttctgagatcattatagacactaattccttgctgtcaagctgacagatgtaactgCAGATCCGTGACGGTGTTAatagtccccaagtggctctctccacagctgtctcctggtcataggctgtccacacagatcaaCATGTGATGTACACTACAGTATTTCAGCTGACTGTGAGCATTGGTCCTAAACAGTAGAGACCTCAGACCTGGGATGATGACTGGTCATTTGCACAAGTTTTAACTTTATGTATCCACCTGTTGCTgaggggattagtgatcattcagctacaagagcattagtgagatcagacactgatgttggaagagTGAGGAGGTTCTGGTGTTCAGTAGGTGTTCCAGTtcagctctgtgcaggacactccagttcctccactccaaccttaacctctacaccatgtcttcatggagctctgggTTTTGTGTAGAGGACATcaccatgctggaacagggtttgaatCTCTTAGCGTCAAGTGAAGGAAAGTCCGATGCTTCAAACTTTGcagcaacagtttggggaagaaccacacatGGGTCAGGgatgcacaaacttttggctatatagtgtacacAATGCTGTTTAAAAACCGGAAATGACCATACCGTGACGCAAtactgtagtaacagttacCTGTTGAGTTCCTCGCACTTCTCTGTGGTTCAGTCATTATTGCAGTACGACATGGATcctcttaaaacacacacacacgtctaaatCAGGTCAGGTTATCATCATAATAGGATCTCAATAGACTTATTCGTTTATCTACCGTTTTAACCGACAACTAAATGTAAACCTAACCAGGTTATGCGACAAATTAACTAgttgcaaataaaaaataaataaacaagctgGCTGGTTGGAGGAGCGCACGTGCTCTCTTCATTAACATCCCAGGATCCTATTAAAGCCAGAGGTTACACATTAAACGTGTTTCTCTACACTTACATCATctgacaaacaaaaaatatgcatatataaatatatattcgggggaaaaaaacagtttttaatgtttactcAC encodes the following:
- the ccdc106b gene encoding coiled-coil domain-containing protein 106b produces the protein MTEPQRSARNSTDLKNEDGYEISIPFEDTNADQSGFYNQNDHMFDETVSGPTPPCNPYLLISNLRAQLQISLEKNSWLQKRIEDLEEERDFLRCQLDRFIFTTKSQERNVSELQPEVSQQPISQKTVLRRAATPSTRPMMTRSGQVRSQTLKRKKKNSVQDDEEEEVIEEEEYIEEDGYLEEEEVVSNDDDSDSKSCRRSRSKSRSSAGPTRVKRTRVFRIARGMERQRVKDPAGVLFRYKKILVTYQKLKSMSRAFQVHGVDRNTVASTTPIAELLLVAPEKMEEVGEFDSSKEKLLDYARRCYKALDESAHAKVQALKKNNLLLPISYRFRN